In one window of Desulfonatronum thioautotrophicum DNA:
- a CDS encoding DUF465 domain-containing protein, with protein sequence MEQHEVELITQLVAQNEELAALWNDHQEYEKQLARFEGKPYLSPAEDAELKLLKKKKLAGKTKIQFILDEHRKSEA encoded by the coding sequence ATGGAACAGCATGAAGTGGAACTCATTACCCAGCTGGTGGCCCAAAACGAGGAACTTGCCGCATTGTGGAACGATCACCAGGAATATGAGAAGCAGTTGGCCAGGTTCGAGGGTAAGCCCTATCTCTCCCCAGCGGAGGATGCGGAATTGAAGCTCCTGAAAAAAAAGAAGCTGGCCGGAAAGACAAAAATTCAGTTCATCCTGGATGAGCATCGAAAATCGGAGGCGTAA